From a region of the Kaistia sp. 32K genome:
- a CDS encoding sugar ABC transporter substrate-binding protein, giving the protein MKRYILGAALAAGLAGFAPAHAAEPLKVGFSLDTKESSLQTAWEAFLRSEGEAQGKEAGFDVEWVINVANADPARQAANIDDLITTGVDVIIARAFDSGAIGTSIKAAKDAGIPFITFDRGSTSGTPTAHVGGDSYDQARSTGLAFAEILKKAGVKGKCIELQGMLTDINAVNRSKAWNEVGKETGQYETIIQVPTEWNPELFLSGLTNALTAKPEANCVFAASDFAFPSIQAALEKADRWAPTGQPKHIWLATTDLLSAAVKPMEEGYIDVSTTWDAYLQAKEAVRVIIALKKGEDPKCGPDGCLAKGRTVTPATIKETPNLWSRDFQ; this is encoded by the coding sequence ATGAAACGTTACATTCTGGGTGCTGCCCTCGCCGCCGGTCTCGCCGGCTTCGCACCGGCCCATGCCGCCGAGCCGCTCAAGGTCGGCTTCTCGCTCGACACCAAGGAATCCTCGCTTCAGACCGCATGGGAGGCGTTTTTGCGGTCCGAGGGCGAGGCCCAGGGCAAGGAAGCCGGCTTTGACGTCGAGTGGGTCATCAACGTCGCCAACGCCGACCCGGCCCGCCAGGCCGCCAACATCGACGACCTGATCACCACCGGCGTCGACGTCATCATCGCCCGCGCCTTCGATTCGGGCGCGATCGGCACCTCGATCAAGGCCGCGAAGGATGCCGGCATTCCCTTCATCACCTTCGATCGCGGCTCGACCAGCGGCACGCCGACGGCGCATGTCGGCGGCGACAGCTATGACCAGGCGCGCAGCACCGGCCTCGCCTTCGCCGAGATCCTGAAAAAGGCCGGCGTGAAGGGCAAGTGCATCGAGCTGCAGGGCATGCTGACGGACATCAACGCCGTCAACCGCAGCAAGGCCTGGAACGAAGTCGGCAAGGAGACGGGCCAGTACGAGACCATCATCCAGGTTCCGACCGAATGGAATCCGGAACTGTTCCTCTCGGGCCTCACCAACGCTCTGACGGCGAAGCCGGAAGCGAACTGCGTCTTCGCCGCCAGCGACTTCGCCTTCCCGTCGATCCAGGCCGCGCTCGAAAAGGCCGATCGCTGGGCTCCGACCGGCCAGCCGAAGCACATCTGGCTCGCCACGACCGACCTTCTCTCCGCCGCCGTCAAGCCGATGGAAGAAGGCTATATCGACGTCTCCACCACCTGGGACGCCTATCTCCAGGCCAAGGAAGCCGTGCGCGTCATCATCGCCCTGAAGAAGGGCGAGGATCCGAAGTGCGGTCCGGACGGCTGCCTCGCCAAGGGTCGCACGGTGACGCCGGCAACCATCAAGGAAACGCCGAACCTCTGGTCGCGCGACTTCCAGTAA
- a CDS encoding substrate-binding domain-containing protein, protein MTDHEQTNGFDRRQFGKLLGLAGTVGAAAALSTPALAQQGGDWKNWVNSFHGKPIKMAVSCGGTTNPFFAPLKAGAEDAGAQLGIEMQWGGVPDGNTINQIAQFEQLVNTGFQAIVVVAFEPDAWIAPIRKAMKNGVLVLTANNDTPKSGRELYFGQDLVAAAVAQGELVAKLAGGKGKAALTNCAPGSLGLDLRVQGARQGLQQGGMETAGVYNTNPADMASEIGTIQDILKAHPDLGALMPLCGPDTAAAGLVRKNQGKNIPIVGTDLLYQTLQLIKEGHIDATIGQQPYLQGYLPIMYAYQRVVLGAPKLDLPGGNFYLANEIVTKENVDHYLIREERFRG, encoded by the coding sequence ATGACGGATCACGAGCAGACGAACGGTTTCGACCGGCGCCAGTTCGGCAAGCTTCTGGGCCTCGCCGGCACGGTGGGCGCCGCGGCGGCGCTGAGCACGCCGGCACTGGCGCAGCAGGGCGGCGACTGGAAAAACTGGGTCAACAGCTTCCACGGCAAGCCGATCAAGATGGCCGTCTCCTGCGGCGGCACGACCAACCCGTTCTTCGCGCCGCTCAAGGCGGGCGCCGAGGACGCGGGCGCCCAGCTCGGCATCGAGATGCAGTGGGGCGGCGTGCCCGACGGCAACACGATCAACCAGATCGCGCAGTTCGAGCAGCTGGTGAACACCGGCTTCCAGGCGATCGTCGTCGTCGCCTTCGAGCCTGACGCCTGGATCGCGCCGATCAGGAAGGCGATGAAGAACGGCGTGCTGGTGCTGACTGCCAACAACGACACGCCGAAGAGCGGCCGCGAGCTCTATTTCGGCCAGGATCTGGTCGCGGCGGCGGTCGCGCAGGGCGAGCTCGTCGCCAAGCTCGCCGGCGGCAAGGGCAAGGCCGCGCTGACCAATTGCGCGCCGGGATCGCTCGGGCTCGACCTCCGCGTCCAGGGCGCCAGGCAGGGCCTGCAGCAGGGCGGCATGGAGACCGCCGGCGTCTACAACACCAATCCGGCCGATATGGCGAGCGAGATCGGCACCATCCAGGACATCCTGAAGGCGCATCCGGATCTCGGCGCGCTGATGCCGCTCTGCGGTCCCGATACGGCGGCAGCCGGCCTTGTGCGCAAGAACCAGGGCAAGAACATCCCGATCGTCGGCACCGACCTGCTCTACCAGACGCTGCAGCTGATCAAGGAAGGCCACATCGACGCGACCATCGGCCAGCAGCCCTATCTGCAGGGCTATCTGCCGATCATGTACGCCTATCAGCGCGTCGTGCTGGGAGCGCCGAAGCTCGACCTGCCGGGCGGCAATTTCTATCTCGCCAACGAGATCGTCACCAAGGAGAACGTCGACCACTACCTGATCCGGGAAGAGCGGTTCCGCGGATGA
- a CDS encoding ABC transporter permease — protein MKIKTSADMLIKNGFFIVFALAFLLFATMTDHFFKAQNILNILHTMAPLAITASGLALVVISGRLDISVGSTAFLSCAVGALLMKNSGLDPILAAILVLACGALLGAVNGFIVTVLNVNSLIATLGTMIAYRGVALALTDALLVQLPEPIRVLGNAHIGPVPTDIFIMLIVLVGVHLLLEKTSFGRQLVAIGNDIAIARKVGLPVDRTGFLSFVLAGTLASAGGILTTVQNGAVSPFLGSGLEFTALAVVVVGGISLVGGRGTILLAIIPGAFIFEMIRNGLTNLGANPYSYRLVGGAVIFAAMYADALKSGRLSLKRGTNP, from the coding sequence ATGAAGATCAAGACAAGTGCCGACATGCTCATCAAGAACGGGTTCTTCATCGTCTTCGCGCTCGCCTTCCTGCTGTTCGCGACGATGACGGATCACTTCTTCAAGGCACAGAACATCCTCAACATCCTGCACACCATGGCGCCGCTGGCGATCACGGCGTCGGGGCTCGCCCTGGTGGTGATATCCGGCCGGCTCGACATCTCGGTCGGCTCGACGGCGTTTCTCTCCTGCGCCGTCGGCGCGCTGTTGATGAAGAACAGCGGCCTCGACCCGATCCTCGCCGCCATCCTGGTGCTCGCCTGCGGCGCGCTGCTTGGCGCCGTGAACGGCTTCATCGTCACGGTGCTGAACGTCAATTCGCTGATCGCCACGCTCGGCACGATGATCGCCTATCGCGGCGTCGCGCTGGCGCTCACCGATGCATTGCTCGTGCAGCTGCCGGAGCCGATCCGCGTGCTCGGCAATGCCCATATCGGCCCGGTGCCGACCGACATCTTCATCATGCTGATCGTGCTCGTCGGCGTGCACCTCTTGCTCGAGAAGACGTCCTTCGGCCGCCAGCTGGTCGCCATCGGCAACGACATCGCCATTGCCCGCAAGGTCGGCCTGCCCGTCGACCGGACGGGGTTCCTGAGCTTCGTCCTCGCCGGCACGCTGGCCTCGGCCGGCGGCATCCTGACGACGGTCCAGAACGGCGCGGTCAGTCCCTTCCTCGGCAGCGGCCTCGAATTCACCGCGCTCGCCGTGGTGGTCGTCGGCGGCATCAGCCTGGTCGGCGGCCGCGGCACGATCCTTCTCGCCATTATCCCGGGCGCCTTCATCTTCGAGATGATCCGCAACGGGCTCACCAATCTCGGCGCCAACCCTTACTCGTACAGGCTTGTCGGCGGCGCCGTGATCTTCGCAGCGATGTATGCGGATGCACTGAAAAGCGGACGGCTTTCGCTCAAACGGGGCACCAACCCCTGA
- a CDS encoding sugar ABC transporter ATP-binding protein: MSEQAGAALLSARNISKQFGEFRALSDVSLEVKAGEVHGLLGANGAGKSTLIGVLSGAIRPDSGTLSVAGRTIPLGSLSAARQAGLSVVHQELMLFNDRTVEENIFASALPSASFRFLNLRERRRKVEATLERIGAVVDLGRRIDELPLSHRQLVEIGRALCSGGRVLVLDEPTSALSQPEAEGLFSAIRSIVAEEAAVIFVSHRFDEVFSITNGITVLRDGRVAGSWRTADVDIPSVTRAMVGETADAPRSARRTGDAGRTVMTLLGSSERLGRIDLSLRAGEIVGLAGLEGSGVSTVMEMLGGVERVDGRIEVEGAPVTFRHPSHAIGHGVVYMPPDRKKSGLWLDRTTAFNINAASVSRMPAFRWLDRSRLEGKASARMRQVGVRISALREFTGRLSGGNQQRVLLGRCLDLRPRILLLSDFTRGVDVKAKAEIHQLVRELADEGIAICLTSSDMEELLDIADRIVCMQGGRVVADQPSPELDKHSLLTLASTASPHPLHA, from the coding sequence ATGAGCGAACAGGCTGGCGCGGCGCTTCTGAGCGCACGGAACATCAGCAAGCAGTTCGGTGAATTCCGGGCGCTCAGCGATGTCTCCCTCGAGGTGAAGGCCGGCGAGGTTCACGGGCTTCTCGGCGCCAATGGCGCCGGGAAGTCCACCCTGATCGGCGTGCTGTCGGGGGCGATCCGCCCGGATAGCGGCACCCTGAGCGTGGCCGGGCGGACGATCCCGCTCGGTTCCCTCTCCGCCGCGCGGCAGGCCGGGCTCTCGGTGGTGCACCAGGAGCTGATGCTCTTCAACGACCGCACGGTCGAGGAGAACATCTTCGCCAGCGCCCTGCCCTCGGCGTCGTTCCGCTTCCTCAACCTGCGCGAACGCCGCCGCAAGGTGGAAGCGACGCTCGAGCGCATCGGCGCTGTCGTCGATCTCGGCCGCCGCATCGACGAGCTGCCGCTCTCGCATCGCCAGCTGGTGGAAATCGGCCGGGCGCTCTGCTCCGGCGGCCGCGTGCTCGTGCTCGACGAACCGACCTCGGCGCTGTCGCAGCCGGAAGCCGAAGGCCTGTTCTCGGCCATCCGCTCCATCGTGGCGGAGGAGGCGGCGGTCATCTTCGTCTCGCACCGCTTCGACGAGGTGTTCTCGATCACCAACGGCATCACCGTGCTGCGGGACGGCCGCGTCGCCGGCAGCTGGCGCACGGCCGACGTGGACATTCCCTCGGTCACGCGCGCCATGGTCGGCGAAACCGCCGATGCGCCGAGATCGGCGCGACGCACGGGCGATGCCGGCAGGACCGTCATGACCCTGCTGGGGTCGTCCGAACGGCTCGGCAGGATCGATCTCTCGCTGCGCGCCGGCGAAATCGTCGGCCTCGCCGGGCTGGAAGGCTCCGGCGTCTCGACCGTCATGGAGATGCTGGGCGGCGTCGAGCGCGTCGACGGGCGGATCGAAGTCGAGGGCGCGCCGGTGACATTCCGCCATCCAAGCCACGCCATCGGCCATGGCGTCGTCTACATGCCGCCCGACCGCAAGAAGAGCGGCCTTTGGCTCGACCGGACCACGGCCTTCAACATCAACGCCGCCTCGGTCTCGCGCATGCCGGCGTTTCGCTGGCTGGACCGCAGCCGGCTGGAGGGCAAAGCCTCCGCCCGCATGCGGCAGGTCGGCGTGCGCATCAGCGCGCTTCGCGAATTCACCGGCCGGCTGTCGGGCGGCAACCAGCAGCGCGTCCTGCTCGGCCGCTGTCTCGATCTTCGGCCTAGGATCCTGCTGCTCAGCGACTTCACGCGCGGCGTCGACGTGAAGGCAAAGGCCGAGATCCATCAGCTGGTGCGCGAGCTGGCCGACGAGGGGATCGCGATCTGTCTCACTTCCTCCGACATGGAGGAGCTGCTCGACATCGCCGACCGGATCGTCTGCATGCAGGGCGGCCGCGTCGTCGCCGACCAGCCGAGCCCCGAGCTCGACAAGCACAGCCTGCTGACGCTCGCCTCGACGGCCTCCCCTCACCCTCTGCACGCCTGA
- a CDS encoding ABC transporter permease — protein MSLAGTLPAAPRKWPSRQVLISLAIIAAILIGLWIHAPNFYRYNNIINVLLQASLLGMLAIGMAVIMIVGGIDLSLPANMAMSAVLGAFYMKTTGDWVTGSLIMAGTGLAIGLINGFAVAKLKMIPFVVTLAMMTMVSGTSVWMTNSLSISQLPEGFVDLFNARPYFRIPITIFIVAILAVMVTILMRSSIVGRWAYAVGINEKAARVARVPISRVVMASYVFGGLMAGLTAILLTARLGSASANMGNDGMVLDIVSACVVGGISIYGGAGRVAGALFGALLITVLSNAMNLIGVSFYLSLVIKGAVIVAFVAADSRGAK, from the coding sequence ATGTCGCTAGCCGGAACTCTCCCCGCCGCGCCGCGCAAGTGGCCCTCGCGTCAGGTGCTCATTTCGCTCGCGATCATTGCCGCGATCCTGATCGGGCTCTGGATCCACGCGCCGAATTTCTACCGCTACAACAACATCATCAACGTGCTGCTGCAGGCGTCGCTGCTCGGCATGCTGGCGATCGGCATGGCGGTCATCATGATCGTCGGCGGCATCGATCTGTCGCTGCCGGCCAACATGGCGATGAGCGCCGTCCTCGGCGCCTTCTACATGAAGACGACCGGCGACTGGGTGACCGGCTCGCTGATCATGGCCGGCACCGGCCTCGCCATCGGCCTGATCAACGGTTTCGCCGTCGCCAAGCTCAAGATGATCCCCTTCGTGGTCACGCTCGCCATGATGACCATGGTGTCCGGCACGTCGGTGTGGATGACGAACTCGCTCAGCATCTCGCAATTGCCGGAAGGCTTCGTCGATCTCTTCAACGCGCGTCCCTATTTCCGCATCCCGATCACCATCTTCATCGTCGCCATTCTGGCGGTGATGGTCACGATACTGATGCGGTCGTCGATCGTCGGGCGCTGGGCCTATGCCGTCGGCATCAACGAGAAGGCCGCGCGCGTCGCCCGCGTGCCGATCAGCCGCGTCGTCATGGCGAGCTATGTCTTCGGCGGGCTCATGGCCGGCCTGACCGCGATCCTGCTGACGGCCCGCCTCGGCTCGGCCTCCGCCAATATGGGCAATGACGGCATGGTGCTCGACATCGTGTCGGCCTGCGTCGTCGGCGGCATCAGCATCTATGGCGGAGCCGGCCGCGTCGCCGGCGCCCTGTTCGGCGCGCTGCTGATCACCGTGCTCTCCAACGCGATGAACCTGATCGGCGTTTCCTTCTATCTGAGCCTCGTCATCAAGGGCGCGGTCATCGTCGCCTTCGTCGCGGCCGACAGCCGGGGAGCGAAGTAG
- a CDS encoding LacI family DNA-binding transcriptional regulator, translating into MSDKPTMNDVARLARVALGTVSKVLNGDVTVKPELRARVLEAAETLRYQRNRIAASLRSRHTQTVGIVIPDILNTFYAEFVEKIENLAAEAGYTVLIVTTGEDSQQAKTRADTLIQRQVDGMIVIPPLDGSDMLMDLLGPDLPCVIVDRIAAENPYPSVAVDNIDAAYQGARYLLSLGHRHITLAVNSPNLWNTRERIIGFEQAMREAGAKADVRIVGMTVEDARISLSALFRGDERPTALFTANNLVTLGAIHAQHDCGIEIPAELSLLAFDDFEWLRLLRPAVSAMQQPIDQIAVETWRLMFQQIGKQPISLRHVRSGAQLMIRQSTAALVASGKKPSGKNPIGKKLGVM; encoded by the coding sequence ATGTCCGATAAACCGACGATGAACGACGTGGCGAGGCTCGCGCGCGTTGCGCTGGGTACTGTCTCGAAAGTGCTGAATGGCGACGTGACCGTCAAGCCGGAGCTGCGGGCTCGCGTCCTTGAGGCGGCCGAGACCCTGCGCTACCAGCGCAACCGGATCGCCGCCAGTCTTCGCAGCCGCCATACCCAGACCGTCGGCATCGTCATTCCCGACATCCTGAACACCTTCTACGCCGAATTCGTCGAGAAGATCGAAAACCTGGCGGCGGAGGCCGGCTACACCGTCCTGATCGTCACGACGGGCGAAGACTCGCAGCAGGCGAAGACCCGGGCCGACACGCTGATCCAGCGGCAGGTCGACGGGATGATCGTCATCCCGCCGCTCGACGGCTCCGACATGCTGATGGATCTCCTCGGGCCCGACCTGCCCTGCGTCATCGTCGACCGTATCGCGGCCGAAAACCCGTATCCGAGCGTCGCCGTCGACAATATCGACGCCGCCTACCAGGGCGCGCGCTACCTGTTGTCGCTCGGCCACCGCCACATCACGCTGGCGGTCAACTCGCCCAATCTCTGGAACACGCGCGAACGCATCATCGGCTTCGAGCAGGCCATGCGCGAGGCGGGCGCCAAGGCGGATGTGCGCATCGTCGGCATGACGGTCGAAGACGCGCGGATCTCGCTCAGCGCCCTCTTCCGCGGCGACGAGCGGCCGACTGCCCTCTTCACGGCGAACAACCTGGTGACGCTCGGCGCCATTCATGCACAGCACGATTGCGGCATCGAGATCCCGGCCGAGCTGTCGCTGCTCGCCTTCGACGATTTCGAATGGCTGCGGCTCCTGCGCCCGGCCGTCAGCGCCATGCAGCAGCCGATCGACCAGATCGCGGTCGAGACCTGGCGGCTAATGTTCCAGCAGATCGGCAAGCAGCCGATCAGCCTTCGTCATGTTCGCTCCGGCGCGCAGCTGATGATCCGGCAATCCACCGCTGCCCTGGTGGCAAGCGGCAAAAAGCCAAGCGGCAAGAATCCAATCGGTAAGAAACTAGGTGTGATGTGA
- a CDS encoding SDR family NAD(P)-dependent oxidoreductase produces the protein MSELTGRGAIITGGGRGIGLACARLIAERGGAVVLLGHDREMVEGAAATLRDDGLEATAVVADISDEADVEAAIAEAATVLGSIDILVNNAAIQPYGTVASMSPGEWDTVLGVNLRGTYLACHHALPHMVKQGRGSIVNIASVQGLANQARVAAYATSKGGMMALTRSIAIDFGRAGIRANAVCPGCIDAPMTHFSASETAPGREAETISQWGNSQPLGRVGRPEEVAEVVAFLASDRASFCSGAEFKVDGGLMASLGVALPD, from the coding sequence GTGAGTGAACTGACAGGCCGAGGGGCCATCATTACGGGCGGCGGGCGTGGCATCGGGCTCGCCTGCGCGCGGCTTATCGCGGAACGGGGCGGCGCCGTCGTGCTGCTCGGGCACGACCGCGAAATGGTCGAGGGCGCCGCCGCGACCTTGCGCGACGACGGCCTGGAAGCGACCGCCGTGGTCGCTGACATCAGCGACGAGGCGGATGTCGAGGCGGCCATCGCGGAGGCGGCGACCGTGCTCGGCTCGATCGACATTCTCGTCAACAACGCCGCGATCCAGCCCTATGGCACGGTGGCCTCGATGAGCCCGGGCGAATGGGACACGGTGCTCGGCGTCAACCTGCGCGGCACCTACCTCGCCTGCCATCACGCGCTGCCGCACATGGTGAAGCAGGGGCGCGGCTCGATCGTCAACATCGCCTCGGTGCAGGGCCTCGCCAACCAGGCACGCGTCGCCGCCTATGCCACGTCGAAGGGCGGCATGATGGCGCTGACGCGCTCGATCGCCATCGATTTCGGCCGCGCCGGCATCCGGGCGAACGCCGTCTGCCCCGGCTGCATCGATGCGCCGATGACGCATTTCTCGGCAAGCGAGACGGCGCCGGGCCGCGAGGCGGAAACCATCAGCCAGTGGGGCAATTCGCAGCCCCTCGGCCGCGTTGGCAGACCGGAGGAAGTCGCCGAGGTCGTGGCCTTTCTCGCCAGCGACCGCGCCAGCTTCTGTTCGGGAGCGGAGTTCAAGGTGGACGGAGGATTGATGGCAAGCCTCGGCGTGGCGCTGCCGGACTGA
- a CDS encoding sugar ABC transporter ATP-binding protein: protein MSGQTILRMDGIAKSFGTVPAIKSAHLEARGGQALAVMGANGAGKSTLMNILGGVVTSDSGHISIDGEPITLRSPRDANRNGIAFVHQELTMFPTMTVAENIFIDGMPTEKGFIRMPEMIRQSEVLLARLGCNISPKTPVEQLSIGDRQLVEIARALRHQARIIIFDEPTSSLSAPERERLFAVIRGLKAEGVVILYITHFLDEIFSICEEIAVMRNGETVWTSPMSEVDPAQVVHLMLGIAEAEGRIREPVVAEGDALLSVTGLGRQGALSDIDFEIKPGEIVGLWGLLGSGRTELLRALIGLDPIDKGTIRWRDGGAAASEITPTRLHAHVGIVTEDRRGEGLHLPLSVTQNISLPNLRSLLNRWRLVGPEKEAALADEMIQRLQIKVSGRQQPVGTLSGGNQQKVVFSRWLATNPRLFLLDEPTRGLDVSAKDEIMKLVVELAEQGCSCLIVSSEVQELMRVCDRYLVISRGRLIGNLPGSSTSGELMQAIATIN, encoded by the coding sequence ATGAGCGGACAAACCATCCTGCGCATGGACGGCATCGCCAAATCGTTCGGCACCGTCCCGGCGATCAAGAGCGCCCATCTCGAGGCGCGCGGCGGCCAGGCCCTGGCCGTCATGGGCGCCAACGGCGCCGGCAAGTCGACACTGATGAACATCCTCGGCGGCGTCGTCACTTCGGACAGCGGTCATATCTCGATCGACGGCGAGCCGATCACGCTGCGCTCGCCGCGCGACGCCAACCGCAACGGCATCGCCTTCGTGCACCAGGAACTGACGATGTTCCCAACGATGACCGTCGCGGAAAACATCTTCATCGACGGCATGCCGACGGAGAAGGGCTTCATCCGCATGCCGGAGATGATCCGGCAGTCCGAGGTGCTGCTCGCCCGTCTCGGCTGCAACATCTCGCCGAAGACGCCGGTCGAGCAGCTCTCGATCGGCGACCGTCAGCTGGTGGAGATCGCCCGGGCGCTGCGCCATCAGGCGCGGATCATCATCTTCGACGAGCCGACCTCCTCGCTGAGCGCGCCGGAGCGTGAGCGGCTCTTCGCCGTCATCCGCGGCCTCAAGGCCGAGGGCGTGGTCATCCTCTACATCACGCACTTCCTCGACGAGATCTTCTCCATCTGCGAGGAGATCGCGGTGATGCGGAACGGCGAGACCGTCTGGACCTCGCCGATGTCGGAGGTCGACCCGGCGCAGGTGGTTCACCTAATGCTGGGCATCGCCGAGGCTGAGGGCCGCATCCGCGAGCCGGTGGTGGCGGAAGGCGACGCGCTGCTCTCCGTAACCGGCCTCGGCCGGCAGGGCGCGCTCAGCGACATCGATTTCGAGATCAAGCCCGGCGAGATCGTCGGCCTCTGGGGCCTGCTCGGCTCCGGTCGCACCGAGCTGCTGCGCGCCCTGATCGGCCTCGACCCGATCGACAAGGGAACGATCCGCTGGCGCGACGGCGGCGCCGCCGCCTCGGAGATCACGCCGACCCGACTGCATGCGCATGTCGGCATCGTCACCGAGGACCGGCGCGGCGAGGGCCTGCACCTGCCGCTCTCCGTCACCCAGAATATCTCGCTGCCCAACCTGCGCTCGCTGCTGAACCGATGGCGGCTCGTCGGCCCGGAGAAGGAAGCGGCGCTGGCGGACGAGATGATCCAGCGGCTGCAGATCAAGGTCTCCGGCCGGCAGCAGCCGGTCGGTACCCTCTCGGGCGGCAACCAGCAGAAGGTGGTGTTCTCCCGCTGGCTCGCGACCAATCCGCGCCTGTTCCTGCTCGACGAGCCGACACGCGGCCTCGACGTCAGCGCCAAGGACGAAATCATGAAGCTGGTCGTCGAGCTGGCCGAACAGGGCTGCAGCTGCCTGATCGTCTCTTCGGAGGTGCAGGAACTGATGCGCGTCTGCGACCGCTACCTGGTGATCAGCCGGGGCCGCCTGATCGGCAACCTGCCCGGCTCGTCCACCAGCGGCGAGCTGATGCAAGCGATAGCGACGATCAACTAG
- a CDS encoding rhodanese-like domain-containing protein, with protein MSEPDELALIDVREAKFYARGHINLSAHVALSTLEPQILRTAPRKSVPIVLVDEADGAAVRARETLLGLGYTDVRILAGGVAAWAANGYPLGTGYNTLVKTFSDLAHANYATPTITPAELEARLDGGGATTIIDCRPEQEHRNMTVAGAHNAPGVELALYDLPRGNEADHLYVISCFSRTRGIVGTTTLARLNGLRNVVFLEDGIMAAFLYGLPTGPGDRDLPPPGKLIPADVLRQQAEGIVDAHGLSVIDAARYAEFLAERDERTLYVFDVRPEAAYHEGHLPGSQSVPGGQLVMTYDVQVPVRHARIVLIDDPHLKRAAISAFWLSHFDDAEIHILPLDPEQAQVSDTVSPALPDDVRWLEIAEAEARLREGVTVIDVGPSLNYEQGHLPGANFVLRSALPSWLETHPAPAALLFTSPDGANAAYAASEIRRRFGIDAFALKGGTEAWRRAGLPLETEFKPEQLLSPFDDDWGSTMRAKVNREPLFRDYLAWERSLGHAIEQDDTVRFRWLAASAA; from the coding sequence TTGTCAGAGCCAGATGAGCTGGCGCTGATCGATGTGCGCGAAGCGAAATTCTATGCGCGCGGCCACATAAACCTTTCCGCCCACGTCGCGCTGAGCACGCTCGAACCGCAGATCCTGCGGACGGCGCCGCGCAAATCCGTGCCGATCGTCCTCGTCGATGAGGCGGATGGCGCTGCGGTGCGCGCCCGGGAGACGCTGCTCGGCCTCGGCTACACCGATGTCCGCATCCTCGCCGGCGGCGTCGCCGCATGGGCGGCGAACGGCTATCCGCTCGGCACCGGCTACAACACGCTCGTCAAGACGTTCTCGGATCTGGCGCACGCCAACTACGCCACGCCGACGATCACCCCGGCGGAGCTCGAGGCCCGCCTCGACGGCGGCGGCGCCACGACGATCATCGATTGCCGCCCCGAGCAGGAACACCGGAACATGACGGTCGCCGGCGCGCACAACGCGCCCGGCGTCGAGCTGGCGCTCTACGACCTGCCGAGGGGCAACGAGGCGGATCATCTCTATGTCATCAGCTGCTTCAGCCGGACGCGCGGCATCGTCGGCACGACGACGCTCGCCCGGCTGAACGGCCTGCGCAATGTCGTCTTCCTCGAGGACGGCATCATGGCGGCGTTCCTCTACGGCCTGCCGACGGGCCCCGGCGACCGCGATCTGCCGCCGCCCGGCAAGCTGATCCCGGCGGACGTGCTGCGGCAGCAGGCCGAAGGCATCGTCGATGCCCACGGGCTCAGCGTCATCGACGCGGCGCGCTATGCGGAATTCCTCGCGGAGCGGGACGAGCGGACGCTTTACGTTTTCGATGTCCGTCCGGAGGCGGCCTATCACGAGGGCCATCTGCCGGGTTCCCAGTCCGTGCCCGGCGGGCAGCTGGTCATGACCTATGACGTCCAGGTCCCGGTGCGGCATGCCCGCATCGTCCTGATCGACGACCCCCATCTGAAGCGCGCGGCGATCAGCGCCTTCTGGCTTTCCCATTTCGACGACGCGGAAATTCATATCCTTCCGCTCGATCCGGAGCAGGCGCAGGTCTCCGACACAGTCTCTCCCGCCCTGCCCGACGATGTCCGCTGGCTGGAAATTGCCGAGGCCGAGGCTCGTCTCCGCGAGGGCGTGACGGTCATCGATGTCGGCCCCAGCCTGAACTACGAGCAGGGCCATCTCCCCGGCGCGAATTTCGTTCTGCGGTCCGCCCTGCCTTCATGGCTCGAGACCCATCCGGCCCCCGCTGCCCTGCTCTTCACCTCGCCCGACGGCGCCAACGCCGCTTATGCGGCGTCCGAAATCCGTCGCCGGTTCGGCATCGACGCGTTTGCGCTCAAGGGCGGCACGGAAGCCTGGCGCCGCGCCGGCCTGCCGCTCGAAACCGAGTTCAAGCCGGAACAACTGCTGTCGCCCTTCGACGACGACTGGGGCTCGACCATGCGCGCCAAGGTGAACCGCGAGCCGCTGTTTCGCGACTACCTCGCCTGGGAGCGCAGCCTCGGCCACGCGATCGAGCAGGACGATACCGTGCGGTTCCGCTGGCTGGCCGCCAGCGCCGCCTGA